aggttggaaggggcttacttggttgttcccgcatcatcttaagcattaagctaataagctccctttccacagatctccacctttcagtagtcatttgtccgaacggactgctacgatcaaccagcgccacagtcagtgactgctttgccacatcactcatcttctcgggaaaagcaggagtcttagtgttatctccctttggaacctccgagaacaccggagtcttcgcgttaactccctttagcgcctccgagaaagccggagtcttagcgttatctccctttggcttatctcctacttccgtagttggaacttccctctgactggcagctttcgaggtagttgctacctcgctattggaacccatctgtcttacagctttgggcctacttgtcttgtctatgcgactgccctgcctcgcggctctaggactgggtcctttctgcctcttgaaagcaggcttgtcgccttctgccgaacgttgcctcttcattctgccattcgacgcttcttcctcctcgtaccggttgcagaaccgagggtttctcgcagcaaaccttttgaactgccttcgacctacttctaccgcttcatggacccattccaagcgctcgatctccacttctgttcggtcgaccactgctcccaagcgttgtacaattcttagtgctgcacggtactgcgagagagctcttttacttcctctgctccgtacccttctccactcttctactccgttttcatttgtgtgcttctccaacacggagttcattgaatcagcactactctcgctccccgagtccgacgcatcgcttaattcgtatttttcgtccctggattgcgactcagtcctcctctttacatcctccttattacgttcaggtaatgagttgttcatcttggtcgtacgaccacctgcccgacaaggcgggctcagcggtccagtattatatacggggaaagaaccgtccgccacagcagcgccccttactgcggtaaggccataaatacttcccgagatggcccggtatcgggaaggctccgttcgaacacagccgaatttatcccctggctgcaaatcgtccaataggcacggtccgcataacaccctggattaggggttggcagttcttggtcaccgacatcccgccgccctcctatgaggcgaaacggcgtagatgtcagtcctaaacagctccgcctcatagtcgggcgctatggagttcggctaagccctcacaccaacgacaaggtgcctaccctagtgagggaaaccgtaagaactaacattaactcagaggatccgtttagcagccacggcgtatacaagctttcctgcggatgccagcatagttacataggacaaacaggacggcaaataagaacgaggttcagagaacatattagagattacaacaaaaaaatacggaatccaaacattatacccgagtctaacttcgcgaatcacatggtcgagaatgaatgttccccagcaaacatcaataaaacagttagggttcttcacatacaagaaaagggccgacgtctcaacgtactcgaaaacatggaaatctacaaacagaaaacattcgacggtagaataataaacgaacagataaacaccatttcagacacaatattcgagcctttaaaacttgtttacaggaaacaacttaatcacacaggtacaacagacaaacgcacaacaacaaataaacacaaaacaattaacacaccaaaacaaaaaacggaCAAAGAAGGTCacacgactaaaatcacagatttctacctaccccagtcagccacacaaatcgattagtaaaccaccctcggttctgaacgaacacacagcacatacacataactaaatatacacaagcatcaatttgacaatacctgctcatatacctacgaactataaatacaggacaaatgacaacaacagatcagaacgaaaatcgacactgatgatggcacaacgccgaaaccggtttgtctcaaaaccaaatttgacaagggatgacggaaaatcgttccaatacacatcatttatccaccctgtcggaaaatcaaccaaacaagataagtaaagaattaccatagcttctccaaacccaattgtcaacctcacctatccgtggcgagtcctgtttcattaacagcagaggctctgcgaccccgaactcctcatggatctagggggtgggatggcctagaaggtcgcatgtggccataacaaatcgttcccgagatggccgggcctggtaccggaacgtaccggatctgcatccggcaaaggatcatcaacatcgataacactccccaaggccttcggggagtgtccttatcgctacaacaacaacaatacatctaTTTGAGATCGTTAATTTATTTTGTCAAATATCTTTATTACTCTGCTtttgtgttgctgttgttgttgttgcctgctaaatattcatatttataacaggattggcctcgcgtaggtgagttgcggaagctttgaatgggttgccagcgcaatttatagcttctccaacccaattgtcaacctcacctacccgtggcgaaccgaaatttcaataaaaatttggaaGCAATCTCTCAGAGACCTATTCCTTTCCACCCCCACTTAATTTAACTACAATCATGCCCGTGTAATTCAGCCGCTTCTCATTCAACACTTGAACTAACTATTTCTGTCAGATAAATTGCCGGTTAACGTAAACCAAGCATTGAACAAAAGGGGTATGGTCACAAAAAGATGCATGTCAGAAACCTCTTCCCGTTATTTACCTTCATGTATCAACTGTAGTCTCTTTCATTCTAGATGTTGTCTACATTTCATCACTAAACCCCTTTCACTTGGAAATAAGTCGCATGATGCTGGACCATGGCAAGCATATACTCTGTGAGAAACCACTTTGTATGAATGAGGATCAAACGTTGCAATTGATAGGACATTCGCATAGCAAAGGCTGTTTCCTTATGGAGGGAACTTGGGCACGTTGTGTTCCCGCATATCAATACATACGCAAACAGATCGAGAGCAACGCCCTGGGTGAGCTGCTCAATGTTACTTGCACATTCGGTTTGCTAATGGAAAAAGTCGGCCGTGTAATGTAAGTGATGTATGAGTGGATGAGTAAATCATTTACTTATTACTTATCTCTGAATTTGTATTTCCTCTTAGGCGGCACAGTCTTGGTGGTGGTGTTACACTTGAATTGGGTGTCTATGCTTTACAGTTCGCATTGTGGATATTCGGCTATTTCCCACAAAATATCATGGCTAATGGTACATTGAATAAGGATGGTGTTGATGAACAAGCTaatattgtactacattatggACCTGATCGGAAAGCTGAACTAATGCTTAGCAGTCTGAAACGATTCGATAATAAAGCAATTATAAAAGGAGCGGATGGCACTATGACTGTTAGTATAATTTATAGTCGTAAACATATCGTCGGTGAAAGTTCCAAACAACTGTTCTTGGTCATGTGTTCTTTGAAGATTTGAGGTGGTTATATCAATTCGCCTCCAAGACTGTCAGCTTACTACCGGGCGCATGGCATTTCTTCCACTTTTTGGTATTAAGATCCCTCTATAGTGAAAGCCGTTTTATATGTGGTTTGAACTTTCAAAGACGATATAAAAAACAtttatacataaattaatatgagcTATGGAATTTTCAATGAAACTAGGTGCCGGACTATTGGTGTCCTGTGAAAATTATAGATGTAAATGGTGAAGAAAAAGAATTTCCATTGCCAAAAAGTGATTTATCAACATATTTTCCCAATCGCTTAGCGCTGAGTTTTGAAGCAGAAGAGGTACGTCATTGCATTTTAGAGCACAAAACACAAAATCCATTCCTATTAATTTAGACGTTTTCAAACTGCAAGGCAGGATCGACTTCGAAGACAGCATGAGACGGTGTTTAACGCTGAGCCACAACCGGCATAAACAAAGGCGGTATATGACCAATAAATCCAGCTCTGCAACAGCATAAACCTacatacaacaaacgaacaagacacactgaaataatcttgattaaaaactatataagaacctaataattctaagtttttcctacgttcctattctaaggtttttatgcctaattaaaataatattcaacaatcgcacaaagtttgcaaagaattttaaagcaatttaattgcaacgaatttgtcaataatttttaaccaaaaatttataaactagatgtataagaaataagtattttgaatataaatatttgtgatgaacttaactgaaataactctaagttttttcctacgttactaatctaagctttttatgctctaattaaaatagtattcaacaatcgcacaaagtttgcaaagatttttaaagcaatttaaatgcaatgtataacaaaaaagtattttgaatataaatatttgtgatgaacttacctgaaataattctaagttttttcctacgttactaatctaaggTTTTTTTTCGCTctaattaaaatattattcaacaatcgcacaaagtttgcaaagatgtttaaagcaatttaattgcaacgaatttgccaataatttttaaccaaaatttataaaatagatgtataacaaaaaaatattttgaatataaataattgctgatgaatttaactgacagtaccaataccatcaactaaatagtccttataaatattgtaatcacataattcaaaacaaaaaattactatgagtacctacgtttattattgcaaaatcacgaagaaagaaaattgcatgaagtacattcaatctaaaattattccactgaatgcatatatcgcattttaaactaaaaaatgtgaaaacttaaaaaaaattccagatcggtatttaagtgtaaatcgatccatgaaagcatcgtgaaataacttttttttggtagttaacgttatcgattagcctggttttgttaccaattttgttattttcgtggtataaatcaacattcaacacatttctaaaatgtaaaggaaaaaaatgtatatttgtgtattaattaaattattcaaaagatattgttatattaatgatatacagaagcgccaacacgaatgcaagtggtttcaaaccactggtaggcaattcaccactttaactgtcagaaaaaattttaaattgtttattttatataaaaaaaatttgaaagttgcaattgaagttctgaaagctcgggaatttcaattgaagttgaaaaaattacaattgaagttcacaattttcaatagaagttcagtaaattataattgaagctcaggaatttcaactgcagttcagcaaattacaactgaagttcagaaaattacaattaaattcaattataattttctaaactacaaacagaaattctgaacttcaattttaattttctgaactacaaatagaaattctgagcttgaatttaaattttctgaacttgaattgaaatttttgaacttcaattgtaactttcgaacctcaattgcagctttctgaactaaaataaaaaaggaatagcATTAAAATTGGTGAATTACAAGTCACCTTACCCAAATAGTGAATTGCCTAGaacgcgatttgatggtttactgcaacaatagttctgttagttctctcttttgttttctatatcattaattaatttattttaaatttgtatgcatacaatcgcatacaataaaatttgtatttatgggtcaacaacaagactgaaaaactattccttccttaaacttatagttaataatttacaactattataaatgtaatatattataaaaatgttgaataaaagaaatgttaatagatttgaattaaagaaatgttttatttatatagcagtataatccaagtaaaaaggCGGTCATAATACTAGTCAAAAGGCGGTCATATAaacgtaaaaatactgtaaaaatactaGTCAAGTTAAaggtatataacttaaaatatgactgccataacgtgaatgtaagaacagtacagcactatagtttgtttacatttcgataacctaaaaccgtatatgtgtgagcagtatggacaatcacataaataggtacgacggaatggactggtcacgaAAGTTACcgctgccctgtacaaatgctacttaacgatttacgtgttccatcgacacagcttTTGGTCATTTTCCTAAGcaatttacgggcacatttttgctgGGTTGTGATGTGACACCACAAATCGCaaacacaagattgcgcatgtaaacaaaagatcagctgttatAGGcaattttacgtcattttccttgcTCAAGCAGTCAATTGTGACGGagctgcgcagaacgaagcaattcaaatttgaactcgtgaatgaTTTGTGATGTGACACTCGCCATACTTTCACTTTTGAACACCTGACTATAAAAGAAGTATCGAATTGTCTTTCTTATCGATTAATTTCGCAAATCTCTTTTTCGGTTGAAAGGCACCATGATGGAATAATAGAAGGTggtgcattgcgcatgtaaacattaattcagctgtttttatgtgcaatttttacgtcgttttcctttagctcttgttttttctctctctttcttccattcgctgaagcagtcaagtgtgacgtagatgcgcagaacgaagcaattatgaactcgtgaatgcacaatcttctgtgcattgtaaatcttaccaagtagcgcaactaacagctgatcggtgaaaattcggaCATCCCCACGCACAGTtttcgactcagtttcaaaaaaaaactttagattatttagctcaaattttaaagtgagataatccttacgaatttatgtatatagaatatataaggcgctTTTGGTGTTACtaaaacaacatttttatttatattaaaccttttatcattttttttaactttgaaaatacttcgaacaccattccttcagtatatgtcattcgactgcctatttcactgcctttcactctattcgcaacataacctccaTTTACTGCCTGATTCTGTTTGAAGATATCGTCTCCAAAACGACCATCGTTCGAATTATGAATTGCAATACGATAGACAAAACGATAACAGCTAACTGTTACGTAACGAAAGTGCTCGATTGGTATTCTGTATCACGTAAAGGTGCTACCAATACGAAAACAACCCTTCAAAACgcaagtactccataaatagtgtaaggaatactcctttgggagtataggagtgttccaaaactaatctgtattcatactccaattaacattgcgatgtcctaggagaggagtaggtgatcccactctcgctttgtttgtgagtattccatagagtacatacgtgagagtactttccaaagtactttcaatgtagtactccatggagcacccacagaggatcatatgccaaagtactaaagaggaattatttcggaaagaattatcggagtgaatttaatttaaaatgaaagtaaatgaagacgggcaatactacttttatattttatactacgaatattcttatgttatttagcatttgcgtgaataaagaaactaatattctctatactatagtatgtatacataaaactagtgcgcggttgcattttatcagagttgccatagtaaaattttattatcaccctgcaaaaatcgtgtgaccaaaaacgcacacagccacacgaatttttgacaggggtgacgatttggaatgaaaaattgtgcaaatgaaatagcatgctgacaaattttgctttcccacaatgtatcgtgctctctcgcacctattatttttatagggatagcaaaatacgtcatttttgcgtgcaaaaaaatccgccatttctaattcagcagagacagcaaaatatttggtggtgaaaaattttccaattttgagagttttaagtggaatatctccggaaagatttaaaattaagagggagttctccagatcacaaatatatatattttaaagtgcgcaaacttataatttaaaagttatttggtgttaaagtttgcaaatttctatacaaattttatatgtgtatacgtatatatatgtggcagcacagctttgtaatgttatcaataaaatatatatatatatatatatatatatatatatttatgcatgttgctacaaaagcgcgattgatttaataaaaacatttataatgagtaaaaacaatgcaaaaatgaaatgtgaaatatacaaaaatgcaatttgaatttatcgttgccaatttatatagatatgtatgtggattaaggttttgaaagatgtgtaaattgtaatttaaagtgctatagaaatttgctaaatttgcaaactttaacaacaaataacttttaaattataagtttccgcactttaaaatatatatatttgtgatcgggagcactccctctttcatttgatgccaagttttaccccgaactcaggggggtgctattctaaaattttcccaaagtctttaatatacaatgatttttgctgtgtatttcgacaaaaatttttgatttgatttttgtgctcgtcgaaagaattcacaattatatagcaccatgccgcgaattatgataaaaggtggtgtgtggagaaacactgagcatttgacgcgactggttactcttggccgtgtattaactaaattgataactttcaggatgaaatcctcaaagcagctgtaatgaaatatgacaaaaaccagtggtcacgtattgcatcactgctgcaccgcaaatctgccaagaaattgtaaggcacgctggtacgaatggcttgatcctagcataaagaagacagaatggtcacgggaggaggatgaaaagcTTTTGCATTTGGCCAAATTAATGCCAACAGAATGGCGTACAATTGTGCCGATTATTGGAGGCACGGCGGCACAATGTTTATGACGTTATGAATATTTAAAACGTGCACCCAAATGGATTAAAAGGCCATGTGACGTGTCTTTCGGGGTATGCTAATATTGTAAAATACTTATAGAATGCACATCTAAGTTTTTATATTTGTTTCAATGACAGTTTGGTGGTAAATTGGTATACTTTAATGGCAAATCGAAGCAGGTGCAGGTGTCGCAAGTGGTGACCGAACCAGATTTGGTGCAAAGCGCTAACGCATTGGAACGCTCGCTCGCTGATGCAAATTATGTTGATTACTGTCGCGAACGAGCCGATCAAACGCATGATCAGAATGCATGCTATTTATGGTATTATATAAAAGCAAATTTCGAACTGAATCCGAAGGAGGAAATGTTGAATTTACTCGGTAAATGATAGTCTTAtgtaaacatgtatgtatgttagtgGCGTATTAAAAGTGTTTATTTTGTTATTTAGGTTTCAATAAGGAAGATATcgataataaatttgcaaaatttgttAAAGATGATGAAAAACCAAAAAGCGAGGTCGATCAAATGACGAATCGTTTGGCTAATCTAACGCATGTAAGTGAAATTAATTAGGACGAAATTCATTGAAATGAAGTTTTAGGATTTGTGGAAATACacatattggcctataacttaaACGATATGCTTACATACTATAAATGCACACATTTTAAAGGTCGAATTCGTATTataattatttgtatttttatacaaCCCTCTAACTTTATTACAAATACTTCTACAGCAGTTCGCTACAGAATGCCACTTCCATAATATTTTCCTCATCTATCAACACTAGTTTACTGTGTGCTCAATTCTTCTCATCTTAATTTGGTCCAGTGTTCTGACTTATTTTGTTCAAGTAGCAAGATTTATGTTAAAATTATTATCGGTTCAAAAATTAATCTCAAGTTTTTCcaaaacttatttaaattttatatattcttTTTGTAGTGGACTCAGTTCTGAATCCAACATCAATGTATTCAACaagtgcgaacgtcaagctgtgaagttgtgttgatttctactgtgccttattttgtcttaaatcaataaatttgtttgtttaaataattattgtgctaaaaataagtgtaaacacgttgtgtactgcattggcaattttaaagttctgcttttctttactaaaataaattgtatcttaaaaataattgataaagtgtgtatatccatacatacatacatatttgccgagtcactttgcatatttgtagttgcatttgattggcatttatatattttcagttttcaattgttatttgctcgtgcacatttacttaattttcttttcactgccacagctgtttgcattgtgtgttgttaagcgtcagttaatagcgatcttaaactgctcatacagtgatcttcaaactgctcaaacagtgattttcttactgtgatctccaaactattttcactgcctccgtctgtttaatcaattttactttaacttataatgtcttgcaattttgttaactgccaattgaaaggtgacaCCGAGGGTTTCGTGTCGTggtggctttgtgatgagcttgctcatatgaagtgcgctagtttgacagcaagggtgtgtgatgcgatcaacgataacaagggtgtgcgttggtcgtgcttgaaatgcagatccacggaagtggatctttttaagcttttcaaacatacccgaaacgcattctccgaaatcggtaaggaactttctacattagg
The DNA window shown above is from Eurosta solidaginis isolate ZX-2024a chromosome 2, ASM4086904v1, whole genome shotgun sequence and carries:
- the LOC137241539 gene encoding trans-1,2-dihydrobenzene-1,2-diol dehydrogenase-like, whose translation is MVTKRYVVYISSLNPFHLEISRMMLDHGKHILCEKPLCMNEDQTLQLIGHSHSKGCFLMEGTWARCVPAYQYIRKQIESNALGELLNVTCTFGLLMEKVGRVMRHSLGGGVTLELGVYALQFALWIFGYFPQNIMANGTLNKDGVDEQANIVLHYGPDRKAELMLSSLKRFDNKAIIKGADGTMTVPDYWCPVKIIDVNGEEKEFPLPKSDLSTYFPNRLALSFEAEEVRHCILEHKTQNPFLLYKRSIELSFLSINFANLFFG